Genomic window (Streptosporangium brasiliense):
GCTCCGCCGCCGGGCGGCCCGGCGCCGGGTCCTACCGTCTGATCAGCATCGCGATCTGGTACGAGCCGATGCCCACGCCGAACACGACCAGATACGGCGTGTCGAGGGCGTCGGCGGAGGCGTCGAGCGTCACGGCGGCGGAGGCCACGGTGAGGTTGCCGTACAGGCTGAGCGTGTCGCGGTAGCGGGCCGGGCGGAGGCGCTCCTTCCAGTGGTCGATCAGGACGTCGGAGGCCTGGTGACCGATCACCGTCACCTCCCCGGCGGTGATCCCGTTGCGGTCGAGCAATCGCTCGACGAGGTCAGGCGGCCCGTCCATCCCCGAGGACCGGAAGGCCGCCACCCCGGAGTCGGGCTCGATCCGGTAGGTGGGCCGGGCCGTGCCGCCGTCGTCCGGGCGGACGGCCATCGTCATCGCGCCGTACTCGGCGCTGTTGGTGTCGGAGATCCAGTCGAGGATCACCATGCGCGTGGAGCGGCGGAGCACGGCCGCGCCCGCGCCGTCCCCTATCGTCCCCGCGTGCGGGTTCCGGCTGTCCACATGGCGGCTCCAGTTCGACCCGACGGTCACGAGGGTGTGGGTGAGACGCCCGCCTCGCATGGCCTCCCAGCCCAGGGCCAGTGCCATGACGAAGGTGCCGAACTCGCAGTTGATCGGCACCACGAGCGCGTGGCGTCCGAGCCCCAGGTCGCGGTGGACGCGGAACAGCCCGTTCGGGCTCAGGTATTCGGGGACGGTGATGTACCCGTACAGGCCGTCGACCTGCTCCGGGGCGACGTCCGCGTTCTCCAGGGCCCGGCGGCAGGCCGACACCGCCAGGTCCTCGACCGCCTCCCCGGGCCCCAGGACCCGGCGGGTGCGGGACCCGCTGAACAGCTCGCTCTCGGCCGACGGCGCGGACGCGGTGGATCCCGCCGCCACGGACGTCCCCGGCAGGGCCGACCCCAGACCGGCGATGCCGATCCCGGTGCGCGGCCCCCCGGCCGTCACGCGTCCCCCGCCACCGCGGTGAACCGCTCCCCGTAGGGAGGGCTCACCCGGTGGTCCGTCTTGACGACGACGACCTGTGGCCGGGACCGCCCGGCCGCCGCGGCCCGGGCCGCGCGCATCGCCTCCCGGAACGCGGCGATGTCGCCGACGGGGTGGGCGTCGGCGCCGAGCGCGCGGGAGAACTGGACGAGGTCCACCGGTCCGAGGCCGTAGTGGTCGTCGTCCAGGGGGAAGGCGCCCCCGCTCTGCTCGTGCTCACCGTGGTTGACCATGCCGAGGTAGCCGTCGTCGAGCACGACGAACACGGCCCCCACCCGGTTCTTCGCCGCGGTCCGCACCTCGTTGCCGTTCATCAGGAACGAGCCGTCGCCCAGCAGCGCGATCGCGGCGCGCTCCGCGGTGCCGATCCTCCCGCCGACGACCGCGCCGCACGACCAGCCCATCGAGGACAGCCCGCACGGGTAGAAGATGCGGGTCGGCGGGTCCACGATCAGGTAGTGGGTCGCCCACGCCGTGCAGTTGCCCATGTCGACGTAGAGATCCTCCTCTCCGGTGAGCAGGTCGTTGAGGGCGAGCATCACCGCCGCCGGGGACACGCCGGGCCCGCCCGCCGCGGGGACCGGCCCGTACGGCGGGCGCCGGGCCGCGGCGGGGACGGCTCGGGCGGCCCCGCCGGAGCGGGGCAGTTCGCGGTAGAGGGCGCGGAGGAAGACCTCGGCGTCGACGTGGAGATGATCGCCGCCTTCGAGGAACCGGCCGAAGACCGAGGGGTCCAGGTCGACGTGGAAATAGGTCGAGGCACCGGTGAAGGCCCGGTCGTAGCCCCTGGTCGCCCACTCCCCGAGCCCGCTGCCGATCACCACCAGGGCGTCGATCCCCGCCGCCGCGTAGCTCGCCGCCCGCTCGGCACCCGCCATCCCCAGCACGCCGAGCGACAGGTCGTCGCTCTCGGGGAAGACGCCCTTGCCGCGCAGGCTGGTCGCGACGGGTACCCCCAACGTGTGGACCAGCCGCCGGAAGGAGGAGTGGCCGGACCGCAGCGCCTCCCTCGCGCCGCCGCCCAGAAAGATCAAGGGGCGCCGTGCCTGCGAGAGGGTCCGGATGACGCGCCGCGCCTCCCGGGGGTCGAGTTCCACGGTGGGCCGCCGCGGCGCCGCCGAGACCTTCTCGGTCTCGTTCCCGACGGGTCTGCGGGCGAGGTCGGCGGGGACGGCCAGGTAGGCGGCGCAGGGGCGGGGGCCGGTGGCGACGTTGATCGCCTGGGTGAGGACGCGCGGGAACGAGCCGGGGTCGCTCACGCCGGTCGAGTATCCGGTCACGTGGGAGTACATCGCGGCCGTGTTGACGCCCAGATCGCTGCTGTCCTGGATGGCCCCCAGGCCGAAGCGGTCCGTCGGGACCTGGCCGCCCACCACCAGCAGCGGGACCTGGTCGCGGTGGGCGGAGGCGACGCCGGTCAGCGCGTTGAGGGCGCCGGGGCCGGCGGTGACGAGGCACACGC
Coding sequences:
- a CDS encoding thiamine pyrophosphate-binding protein yields the protein MRSIGARSQDGTTVAEFLLDRLDAMGVDAVFGIPGGNISAFIQALRGHPRIRFVIASHEGGAAFMADGYARSTGKLGVCLVTAGPGALNALTGVASAHRDQVPLLVVGGQVPTDRFGLGAIQDSSDLGVNTAAMYSHVTGYSTGVSDPGSFPRVLTQAINVATGPRPCAAYLAVPADLARRPVGNETEKVSAAPRRPTVELDPREARRVIRTLSQARRPLIFLGGGAREALRSGHSSFRRLVHTLGVPVATSLRGKGVFPESDDLSLGVLGMAGAERAASYAAAGIDALVVIGSGLGEWATRGYDRAFTGASTYFHVDLDPSVFGRFLEGGDHLHVDAEVFLRALYRELPRSGGAARAVPAAARRPPYGPVPAAGGPGVSPAAVMLALNDLLTGEEDLYVDMGNCTAWATHYLIVDPPTRIFYPCGLSSMGWSCGAVVGGRIGTAERAAIALLGDGSFLMNGNEVRTAAKNRVGAVFVVLDDGYLGMVNHGEHEQSGGAFPLDDDHYGLGPVDLVQFSRALGADAHPVGDIAAFREAMRAARAAAAGRSRPQVVVVKTDHRVSPPYGERFTAVAGDA